Genomic window (Pseudomonas sp. L5B5):
CTACAGGGTGCGTCAGCGGGGCTCGATGTGGGCGATCATCAATTGCACGGTTTCCTGGCCGCGGAACTCGTTGAGATCGAGCTTGTAGGCCAGTTCCACCCAGCGAATGGTCGGGTTGGGCCAGACTTCGCGGTCAATGCCGAAGGCGATGCCGTCCACCTTCAGCGACCCGCATTCGCTGCGCAGCACCACCTTGAGGTGACGCTCGCCAACGATGCGCTGCTCCACCAGTTCGAACACGCCGTGGAACATCGGCTCGGGGAAGTGCTGGCCCCAGGGGCCGGCATTGCGCAGGGCACGAGCCAGCTCCAGGTGGAATTCTTCCACCGCGAGGGTGCCGTCCGACAACAGGCGCCCGGTCAGGTCTTCCTCGTTGAGCTGGCGCCGCACTTCGTCGTCGAAGGCTTCGGCGAAAGCCGGGAAATTCTGCTCCGGCAGAGACAGGCCGGCCGCCATGGCGTGACCGCCGAACTTGCTGATCAGTTGCGGATGCCGGGCGGCTACCGCATCCAGCGCATCGCGGATATGAAAGCCCGGTACTGAACGCGCCGAGCCCTTGAGCATGCCGTCGCCCGCATCGGCAAAGGCGATGGTAGGCCGGTGGTAACGCTCTTTCAGGCGCGAGGCGAGGATCCCGATCACCCCCTGGTGCCAGTCGGCATCGAACAGGCACAGGCCGAACGGCATCGACTCCACCGGCAGTTCCTTGAGCTGGGCCAAGGCCTCGCGCTGCATGCCCTGCTCGATGGACTTGCGATCCTGATTCAGCTCATCGAGCTGGGCGGCCATGGCCCGGGCCGCGCCGGTGTCGTCGCTGAGCAGGCACTCGATGCCCAGGCTCATGTCATCCAGGCGTCCGGCGGCGTTCAGGCGTGGGCCAAGAATGAACCCCAGGTCGGTGGAGGTGATGCGCGAGTGGTCGCGCTTGGCCACTTCGAGAATCGCCTTGAGCCCCGGCCGCGCCCGGCCGGCACGAATCCGCTCCAGGCCCTGGTACACCAGGATGCGGTTGTTGGCATCCAGTGGCACCACGTCCGCCACGCTGCCCAGGGCCACGAGGTCCAGCAGCTCGCCGATATTGGGTTGCGGCCGGCTCTCGTAGCGTCCCAGGCTGCGCAGGCGTGCGCGCAAGGCCATGAGCACATAGAAGATCACCCCGACCCCGGCCAGGGCCTTGCTGGGGAACTCGCAACCCGGCTGGTTGGGGTTGACGATGGCGTCCGCCGCCGGCAACTCGTGGCCTGGCAAGTGGTGGTCGGTGACCAGCACCTTGAGCCCGGCGGCCTTGGCCGCCGCCACGCCGTCGACACTGGAAATGCCGTTGTCCACGGTAATCAGCAACTGTGGCTCGCGCTGCAAGGCCACCGCGACAATTTCCGGGGTCAGACCATAGCCGTACTCGAAGCGGTTGGGCACCAGGTAATCGACATGGGCCGCCCCCAGCAGGCGCAGGCCCAGCAGCCCGACGGTGCTGGCAGTGGCGCCGTCGGCATCGAAGTCACCGACGATGAGGATGCGCTGGCGCTGGTCCAGGGCGGTTACCAGCAGGTCGACCGCAGCATCGATGCCCTTGAGCTGCTGGAACGGAATCAGCCGCGCCAGGCTCTTGTCCAGTTCCTCCACCGTTTGCACGCCACGAGCGGCATAGAGGCGGGTCAACAGCGGCGGCAGGTCGCCGAGAAAGGGCAGGACGGCGGGCAACTCACGGGGTTCGATACGCATGGGCTAACAGCAACTTCTCTTGGAGGACGGTGGATCGATCGGGGAGCGCGCGGTCAGCCGCGCTCGCCCAGCAGCCATTCGAGCTGGACTTCGTGCTGGCCGCGATCGTCGGTGACGAAGATCGTGCCTTCGCTGATCATCACGTCCCACTTGATGACGCGCGGCATGTCCTTGGCCAGGATCTCGAGCACGTCCTGGGGCACACCGGCGATGTTGAGATTCTTCAGGTTCTTGACCGCGTCCACCACCCGGGTCTGCCACACACGCAGGCTGCCGTAGGCCAACAGGCTGGTGCGCTCGGTACGACGCGAGCACCAGGTCAGGCGATCGGCATCCGGCTGGCCGACTTCGATCCAGTGCAGCACGCGATCATCCAGGCTCTTTTCCCACAGGGCCGGTTCATCCACATCCGACAGACCCCGACCGAACGACAGGTGCTCGTTGTACCAGAAGGCGTAGGCCAGCAGCCGCACGGTCATGCGCTCTTCGGTTTCCGAAGGGTGGCGGGCGATGGTCTGCTTGACGCTTTCGTAGACCCCGCGATCGAGGTCGGTCAGGTTCAGTTCGAATTTGTAGGTGGTGGACGGCTGGGCCATGTGCGGGCTTCTTGAGTGTGCGAAAAGGCGGCAAGTCTAACCCGAAACCCGCCGCCCTGCCCGACCGCTGACCGGGCCGGCACTCCCCTGGATGACATCGGCTGAAACGCATTGCCTGGGTAAAGTCGGTTGCCAGCCTGTAGCCATGGCTTTATAACCCCCGCGCAAACCGGCCGGCGCGCACCGCACCAGAGCCGTAGTGCAATAGAAAAGGACGTCCATGACCCTCTTTGTCACTCTGCTTGTCATCGTGCTGCTGTTCATCGCACTGATTCTGTACTTGCGTCAGAAAACCACTGATCAGAACGAGTACCTGGAACTGACCGGCAACCTCACCGCCCAGATCAACCAGACCCTGCTGCTGAGCAAGGCCGAGCCGCTGCTGGCCCTGCACCTGGCACAGCAACTGCCGGAGGGTGAAGCCCAGCAACTGGCCCTGCAAATGGTCTCCAGCGAACTCTACGTGGCCGGGCACAAGGCCCAGGCAGCAGCCATCTACCAGCAATTGCCGCCTCACGCCCGGGAATACGTGCTCAACACCCTGATCGAAACGCTGCTCGACACCAACGATACCCAGGCCTGCCTGGAGCTTCTGGACAGCTGGGGCGAATCCCTGCCCAGCTGGCCGCTGCTGCAGGTGCCCATCCTCCAGGCGCGCGGTGATCAGGAGCGGGCACTGGCCTTGCTCGGCGAGCTGGGCGACGCACGAAATCCGGTGGCCCACGAACGCCAGAGCATCGGCAATATCCTCACGCTGTCGCGCCTGCAATTTCAGGCTGGCCTTAGAGAGGCGGCGCTGATCAGCCTCGAACAGGCCTGGGCCAGCTTCCAGCAACCCGGACAGGAGCGCTATAAAACGGTACTGCGCAAGCTGTTCGACGGGTTTGCGGCCCAGGGGCATGCCGAGCTGATTCTGGCGCGGACGGCCGAACTGCCGGCCGAGGAGCAGGTCCAGGCGCTGATCGCCCTGTTCGATGCCGGCCTGGTGGAGCCGGCCTTCACCTTGCTCGCCGACAACGGCACCCTCTACTCCTCGACCTACAGCGACCTGATGGACTCGGCCCTGAAACGCCAGCCAACCGAAACCGCCCTGCGCCTGCTGGACCTGACCCCCGAGATGCACCAGCACAGCCTGCTGCTGCAGCTGTTGACCCACATGGCAGCCCAAGGCCAGACCGCCGAAGCCGAGGCCCTGCTGCAGGCGCGAGCCAGCCACGAGTCGCAGCGTCCGGGGCTGATGCTCAACCTCTGCGATGAGTTGCACCAGGCGCAGCCGCAATGGACCACAGCCCTGCTGGCCCAGGCCCTGCAACTGATCGACGGCTACAAGAATGACCACGAGTTCTGGAACAGCTTGCGCATGCAGGCCCTGCAAACCCAGCTGCTGATGCAAAGCCACTTGCCGGCCCATCGCCGGGACAGCTGGCTGGTGCGCAGCAGCATCGAGGAAATGCACAGCCTGCGCCAGCAGATGCCGGGGGACGAGCAATTGCTGCACCTGTGCGAGCAGGCCAAGCTGCTGCATGCCCTGGACCAGACCGCCCAGGCCAGGACCCTGCTGGAGCAGGCCGTGAAGCTACTCGATGGCGAGCCGCTGGAGGATGTGGACGAGATGGACGCCCGGTTCTACCTGGAAGACATCGCCAGCGCCTACCTGAGCATCGACGAGGTGCAACAGGCCCAGGCCCTGCAGGATCGACTCAACGCCGAAGAGGCGGGCTGTTGCACCCTGGAAGAAGAACTGGTGCTCAACCACATCCAACACCAGCGTTACACCCAGGCCATAGAAGCCCTGAACCTGGGCCTCCTGCTCAGTGACAAGAAGCCTCTGTCGCTGCTCTATCACGCCCTGGAGGACATGCAGCAGCGTGCCCCCGAGCGTGCCGGCGAACTGAAACAGCAACTGATGGAGCGGCTCGCCAACGGACAGCTCTGGCGCACCTCCCAGAGCAACTGACCAGCCGGTTGCGCGCCCTTGACGGGGCGCGCAACGGCACCTGACCCGCCCCCTAGGAAACCGAATCATGGAAGTGCTTATCATCCTGCTGATCATTACCGGCGTGATCTCGCTGCTGGTGGTCTATGCCCACAAGAGCAGCACCGGCAATGACCTGGGCATTACCCTGGACGAGGCCGCGCAGATCAATCGCGCCGCGCACCTGAGCGCCATCGAACCGCAAGTGGGCTTGCAACTGGCCCAGCGCCTGACAGGCAAGGCCCGGCAACTGGGGCTGATGCAGATGCCCGCGGCGCTGTACCGCCAAGGCGACCAGGAACAGGCCCTGGAAGTCCTGGCCGAGCTCGATGAAACCTACCAGCCCATGGCATTGAACCAACTGTTCGAAACCTTGCTCGACCAGGACGGTCCGCAGGCTGTGCTGAGCCTGCTGGAGCGCCTGCATCAACCCCTGCCATCAGCGCCGATGCTGCGCATCCCGCTGCTGGTGGCCAGTGGTGAACACGAGCAGGCCCGCGCCCTGCTGGTGACCTTCGGCGTCGGCCAGTTGAGCCAGGACTCCCCCGGCGAGCACCGACAGTTGGCTACCCTGCAACGCAGCCTGGGCCTGGCCGACCAAGCCGCCATCAGCATCGGCCTGGCCTGGCAACTGCTGCTCAAGCAGCCAGCCAACGAACTGGACCTGCATGAAGTGGAACAGACCCTGCGCGAGTACCGTGCCCAGGGGCAGGATGCGCAGTTCCCGGCCATGGCCGCGCAATTGCCCCCGTCGGCGCACCTCATCGTCGTGAACCTGCTGATGCAAACCGGGGAATTCGAGACGGGGTTCGAACTCCTGGCGCAGAACCCAGAGCCCGACGACTACTTCAGCCACCCACCGTTGCTCGGACTGATACTGGACGCCAACCGCCCGGACCTGGCTCGACGACTGATCGCCCTGGTGCCGGAAAACCACGCCAGCGATCTGCTGTTGAGCCTGTTGAATTGGCATGTTGCGCGCAATGAGATGGCCGAAGCGGAGGCGGCCTTGCAGGCCTGCGCGGTCTCGTCCCCGCAGCGCCTCTGGTGCCTGGTCTGCCTGTGGGGCACCTACG
Coding sequences:
- the recJ gene encoding single-stranded-DNA-specific exonuclease RecJ, with the protein product MRIEPRELPAVLPFLGDLPPLLTRLYAARGVQTVEELDKSLARLIPFQQLKGIDAAVDLLVTALDQRQRILIVGDFDADGATASTVGLLGLRLLGAAHVDYLVPNRFEYGYGLTPEIVAVALQREPQLLITVDNGISSVDGVAAAKAAGLKVLVTDHHLPGHELPAADAIVNPNQPGCEFPSKALAGVGVIFYVLMALRARLRSLGRYESRPQPNIGELLDLVALGSVADVVPLDANNRILVYQGLERIRAGRARPGLKAILEVAKRDHSRITSTDLGFILGPRLNAAGRLDDMSLGIECLLSDDTGAARAMAAQLDELNQDRKSIEQGMQREALAQLKELPVESMPFGLCLFDADWHQGVIGILASRLKERYHRPTIAFADAGDGMLKGSARSVPGFHIRDALDAVAARHPQLISKFGGHAMAAGLSLPEQNFPAFAEAFDDEVRRQLNEEDLTGRLLSDGTLAVEEFHLELARALRNAGPWGQHFPEPMFHGVFELVEQRIVGERHLKVVLRSECGSLKVDGIAFGIDREVWPNPTIRWVELAYKLDLNEFRGQETVQLMIAHIEPR
- a CDS encoding YaeQ family protein — translated: MAQPSTTYKFELNLTDLDRGVYESVKQTIARHPSETEERMTVRLLAYAFWYNEHLSFGRGLSDVDEPALWEKSLDDRVLHWIEVGQPDADRLTWCSRRTERTSLLAYGSLRVWQTRVVDAVKNLKNLNIAGVPQDVLEILAKDMPRVIKWDVMISEGTIFVTDDRGQHEVQLEWLLGERG